DNA from Deltaproteobacteria bacterium:
CGGCCAGGGTGAGGGGCTGGCGGGTCGTGAGGAAGCCCTCCAGGCTGGCGAGGAGGATCACCGGGCCGTCCACCAGCCCGTCGAGGGCGAAGACGCCGGCGGCGTCGGTGAGGGTGCCGCCGGCGCCCTCGAGGATCACGGTCGCGCCCTCGAGGGGCGTGTCGTCCCGGGCGTCGAGGACGGTCCCGGAGATCGTCCGGGTGGCCGGCAGCGCCTCGAGCTCGAGGGCGAGGCCTCCGAGGTCCAGGTCGGCGACGATCAGGTCCATCCCCAGCGGGCGGTGGCCGGGCGCGCTGGCCTGGAGGCGGTAGGTGGTGGCGGGCAGCACCGCCGGGAAGAGGAAGCTGCCGTCGCCGGCGCTGGCCACGACCTGGGTGGCGCGGCCGCTGGCCTGGAGGCTCAGGCGGGCTCCGGCGAGAGCCGGGCCGCCGCTCTCGCTCACGACGCCGGCGACCTGCACCGCCGGGGATCCCGGCGAGAGGGAGAAGTTGCGGGTCTGGTCGCTGCCGAGGATCAGGCCGAGGTCCGCCGCCGCGTAGCCGGGGGCCGAGGCGACGAGGGTGTAGGCGCCGGCCGGGAGCCCGAGGCTGTAGCTGCCCCCGGCGCCGGCGATCGCGCTCCCCTGCCCGGGCACGGCGGTGAGGGTCGCGCCGGCCAGGCCGGCGCCGCTGCCCGCGTCGAGGACGACGCCGTCGAGGGTGAAGAAGAGGGGGCTCCCGTCGAGGACCAGGGGGGAGGGGAGGGCGAGGTCGCCCTCCACCCGGATCGTCTCCACCTGGGAGACGCCGCCGGCCGCCTGGCGGGCCTGGACGCTCCAGGTCCCCTGCTCGAGGGGGCCGAGGCGGAAGTCACCCGCGGCGTCGCTCAGGGCGGCCACCCGCGCGGCGCCGCGGACCGCCTCGACGTCGGCGTGGAGCACGCCGCCGCCCGCGCCGTCCTCCACCCGGCCGCTGACGAAGCGCGCCACCGCGTTCGCCTCGCCCGGGGTGGCTCGCCGGGCGAGGGCCCAGGTGGTGGCCAGCGGCTCGCTGGTCTCGTCGTGGCGCGCTCCGGCCGCGCCGTCGTAGAGCCCGCTGGGCCTCGCCGCCGCGCTGCCGTCGACCGGGCAGGGCCGGACGCAGGGGGTCCGGGCCTCGGCGCCCTCGCCGAGCTCCTTGCGGGCGTGGAGCCCGACCCCGGGGGCGGCCTCGCCGCGGAAGGTGCCGGCCTCGAGCCCGTAGGCGGGCGCCGCACCGCTGGGCGTGGTGTCGACCCGGTCGTCGAAGAGCTCGCCGGCCGCCGGGGCTCCCCAGGTCACGAGGTCCACGTCCTCGACCAGGGCGTCGGTGGCGGCGTGGCGTCCGAGGAGCAGGAACTCGCCGGCGGGATCGAGGGAGGCCGCCGCGTCGATGGCGCCGGCGTGGGTGGGCACCATCTCGGGCACCGCGGGCACGTCGGGCAGGAGCTCGAGGTCGGGGAAGCGCCCGAAGGTGGTGTGGAAGTCGCCGGGCGAGGGCCAGGCGATCACCAGGTAGCCGCCCGCCGGCAGGTGGGCGCCCGGCGGGAAGGCGGCGGTGGCGTCACCGGCCCCGGCCGCGGGCGGCGCGCCGGAGGGGAGCAGGGCGAAGAGCGGATCGTCGGTGAGGAAGAGTCCGTCGAGGGCGAGGGTCGAGGTGCCGGGGTTGTGGAGCTCCACCCAGGAGAGGCTCACCGCGGCGTCCGCGACCTCGGAGAGCTGGGGAGCCTCGAAGGCGGCCTCGTCGACGACCACCCGGGCCATGCCCCGGAGCCGGTCGAGCTCGAAGCGCCCGGGCTGCCAGGGCTCCAGGGTGAGGGTGAAGGGGGCGGGGGAGACGCCGTCGGCGGCGAAACCCCAGCCATCCGCGCCCAGCTCCAGGCTCCGGTCGATGGCGTTGCTGCCCGCCGCGCCGACGCTCCACTCCAGCTCGTCGGTGGGATCGAGGGGGAGGGGGAGGGTGATGCTGGTGGTGTCCAGCCCATCCCCCGCCAGGGCGTCGGGGGCCTGGCCGTCGTCGAGCAGGCGGGTCCCGGGGCCGGCCGGGTTCCAGGGGATCCCGCCGAGGTGCCGCTGGAAGCCACCCTGGGCGAGGAAGGCGACGGGGCGGCGCAGGGTGGGGTCGGTGGCCAGCCCGCTGGTGAAGGAGTCGGCCAGCCCGGGCTCCGGCCCGAAGCCCGCGGGCGCGGTCGGGGTGAAGCGGAACTCGAGGGTGCGGGCCTGCTCGTCGGGCAGGTCGACGCGCATCGGCGAGCCGTCGGCCTGGCCCACGGCGCCCGCGGCGAGGGTGGCGCCCTCGGGGAGCACCAGCCAGCGCAGGGTGCGGGGGCCGGGCAGGGCCGCGGCCGCGAAGGAGACCGAGGCGGTGAAGACGCCGTCCCCCGCCACCGCGTCGGCGCCGGTGCCGTCGTCCACCAGGGGGATCGCCGCGGCCTCGACCCAGGCTCCGAGCTCCGGGGTGTCCCCGATCAGGCGGTGATCCTGGGCCAGCAGGGGGCCGGGCAGCAGGCAGAGCAGGCCCAGGGCCGGCAGGAGACTTCGGTGCAGGTGGATCCCCCTTCTCACGCTCGTCATCGCAGGGCTGACTCTACCCCAATCGGGAGGTCGGGAGTGGACCGGCGCCGGGCGCCGGGAAGGGCCCCGCAGAGGCCAGGATCGGGCTCTCCGGGGCGAGTCCGTGTTTCGCGGCGGACCGCCGTGAGTCGCTTGACGATCCCTCGGGCCGAGGGTAGGTTCCGGCGCCCGAGGGAATCCATGTATTTTCAAGACCTTATCACTTCTCTGACCCGCGCCTGGCTGGACCACGGCTGCCTCCTGATGCAGCCCTATGACGTGGAGGTCGGCGCCGGGACGATGAACCCCGCGACCTTCCTCCGGGTCCTCGGTCCCGAGCCCTGGAACGTGGTCTACGTCGAGCCCTCCCGCCGGCCCGCCGACGGCCGCTACGGCGAGAACCCCAACCGGCTCTACCAGCACCACCAGCTCCAGGTGATCCTCAAGCCGAGCCCCAAGAACGTCCAGCAGCTCTACCTCGACTCGCTGGCGGCGATCGGCATCGTCCCCGAGGAGCACGACCTGCGCTTCGTCCACGACGACTGGGAGTCGCCCACCCTCGGCGCCTGGGGCCTCGGCTGGGAGGTCTGGTGCGACGGGATGGAGATCACGCAGTTCACCTACTTCCAGCAGGCCGGCGGCTACGACTGCAAGCCGGTGGCCGTGGAGCTGACCTACGGCCTCGAGCGGATCTGCATGTACCTGCAGGAGAAGAAGAACGTCTTCGACATCGAGTACGCGAAGGGCGTGACCTACGGGGAGATCTTCCACCGCAACGAGGTGGAGCAGACCCGCTACGCCTTCGACGAGGCGGACACCGACCTGCTCTTCCAGAGCTTCGAGGCCAGCGAGAAGGAGGCCCGGCGGCTGCTCGAGGTCGAGCTGCCCATCCCGGCCTACGACCACGCGCTGAAGTGCTCGCACCTCTTCAACATGCTCGACGCGCGCGGCGCCATCTCGGTGACCGAGCGCGCGGGCTACATCCAGCGCGTGCGCGGCGTGGCGCGCGGCTCGGCCAAGGTCTGGCTCGAGGTGCGCGAGTCACTCGGCTTCCCGCTGCTGCACGCCGGCGCCGCCGCCGGGAGCGAGGAGGCCGACCATGCCTAGCCTGCTGCTGGAGATCGGGAGCGAGGAGCTCCCCGCCGCCTTCGTCGATCCGGCCCTCGAGGCCCTCCGCGCTTCCATCGATCGCGCCCTCGACGAGGCGCGCCTCGCCCACTCCGAGGTGGTCGTCCACGGCACGCCCCGGCGCCTGACCGCGATCGTCGCCGAGGTCGCCGACCGGCAGCCCGACGAGTCCAAGGTCGTGACCGGGCCGCCGGAGCGGGCCTCCTTCGACGCCGAGGGCAAGCCCACGAAGGCCGCCGTCGGCTTCGCCAAGGGGCAGGGCGTCGAGGTCGAGAGCCTCGAGATCGTCGACACGCCGAAGGGGCGCTACGTCGCCGCCAAGGTCGAGTCCGTCGGCGTCGCCGCCGACGAGGTGCTGCCCGGCCTCCTCCAGGGCGTCGTCGCGGGCCTGCCCTTCAAGAAGTCCATGCGCTGGGGCGAGGGCGAGCAGAGCTTCGCCCGGCCGGTGCACTGGATCTGCGCCCGCTTCGGCGGGAAG
Protein-coding regions in this window:
- a CDS encoding carboxypeptidase regulatory-like domain-containing protein, whose amino-acid sequence is MRRGIHLHRSLLPALGLLCLLPGPLLAQDHRLIGDTPELGAWVEAAAIPLVDDGTGADAVAGDGVFTASVSFAAAALPGPRTLRWLVLPEGATLAAGAVGQADGSPMRVDLPDEQARTLEFRFTPTAPAGFGPEPGLADSFTSGLATDPTLRRPVAFLAQGGFQRHLGGIPWNPAGPGTRLLDDGQAPDALAGDGLDTTSITLPLPLDPTDELEWSVGAAGSNAIDRSLELGADGWGFAADGVSPAPFTLTLEPWQPGRFELDRLRGMARVVVDEAAFEAPQLSEVADAAVSLSWVELHNPGTSTLALDGLFLTDDPLFALLPSGAPPAAGAGDATAAFPPGAHLPAGGYLVIAWPSPGDFHTTFGRFPDLELLPDVPAVPEMVPTHAGAIDAAASLDPAGEFLLLGRHAATDALVEDVDLVTWGAPAAGELFDDRVDTTPSGAAPAYGLEAGTFRGEAAPGVGLHARKELGEGAEARTPCVRPCPVDGSAAARPSGLYDGAAGARHDETSEPLATTWALARRATPGEANAVARFVSGRVEDGAGGGVLHADVEAVRGAARVAALSDAAGDFRLGPLEQGTWSVQARQAAGGVSQVETIRVEGDLALPSPLVLDGSPLFFTLDGVVLDAGSGAGLAGATLTAVPGQGSAIAGAGGSYSLGLPAGAYTLVASAPGYAAADLGLILGSDQTRNFSLSPGSPAVQVAGVVSESGGPALAGARLSLQASGRATQVVASAGDGSFLFPAVLPATTYRLQASAPGHRPLGMDLIVADLDLGGLALELEALPATRTISGTVLDARDDTPLEGATVILEGAGGTLTDAAGVFALDGLVDGPVILLASLEGFLTTRQPLTLAGADLPDQTLRLMTDHRLLLEGRVIDASDGTPLAGATLELTPAAGGATQSVITDDAGRFSWVQLREGDYTLTTSATDHLPDTRTLSLAADTLLEIPLSPDPDRRISLAGVVALEGQLVGGWEDTALSLAGPTPGTATTAVDGTYRFEDLVPGSYVLTASHAGFLEVQLPLELSWSSEQDLVLALDEPASSPEPGCSCSSPRGEPASLFALVLLGCIGLIARRRR
- the glyQ gene encoding glycine--tRNA ligase subunit alpha; translation: MYFQDLITSLTRAWLDHGCLLMQPYDVEVGAGTMNPATFLRVLGPEPWNVVYVEPSRRPADGRYGENPNRLYQHHQLQVILKPSPKNVQQLYLDSLAAIGIVPEEHDLRFVHDDWESPTLGAWGLGWEVWCDGMEITQFTYFQQAGGYDCKPVAVELTYGLERICMYLQEKKNVFDIEYAKGVTYGEIFHRNEVEQTRYAFDEADTDLLFQSFEASEKEARRLLEVELPIPAYDHALKCSHLFNMLDARGAISVTERAGYIQRVRGVARGSAKVWLEVRESLGFPLLHAGAAAGSEEADHA